From the Oleiphilus messinensis genome, one window contains:
- a CDS encoding histidinol-phosphatase — protein sequence MALAIFDLDNTLIAGDSDHAWGQFLVEEGIVDAITFKRANDQFYQDYLDGCLDMDKYLEFSLAPLAQFSESTLLAWREQFIEQKIQPMILEKALELLAEHRQKQDKLLIITATNEFVTEPIAKILDIPHLIATVPEKIDNCYTGRATGVPSFQSGKVERLNAWLESENETLAGSSFYSDSHNDLPLLNVVEYPVAVDPDVTLRNHAETNNWKVISLR from the coding sequence GTGGCATTAGCCATATTTGATTTGGATAATACCTTGATCGCGGGTGATAGCGACCATGCCTGGGGCCAGTTTCTCGTAGAAGAAGGCATTGTTGATGCCATTACCTTTAAAAGAGCAAATGACCAGTTCTATCAGGACTATCTGGATGGCTGTCTGGACATGGACAAATACCTAGAGTTTTCACTTGCGCCCCTCGCACAGTTCAGTGAAAGCACACTGTTAGCATGGCGTGAGCAGTTTATCGAGCAGAAAATTCAGCCGATGATTCTTGAAAAAGCTCTGGAACTTTTGGCTGAACACCGCCAAAAGCAGGATAAGCTCCTGATTATTACTGCAACCAATGAGTTTGTAACTGAACCGATTGCCAAGATCCTGGACATCCCGCACCTGATAGCGACGGTCCCGGAAAAAATCGATAATTGCTATACCGGGCGCGCCACCGGGGTTCCCAGTTTTCAGAGTGGCAAGGTAGAACGGCTAAATGCATGGCTGGAAAGCGAAAACGAGACCTTGGCAGGTTCCAGTTTTTACAGTGATTCCCATAACGATTTACCACTATTGAATGTGGTTGAGTACCCGGTCGCAGTTGACCCGGATGTAACCTTGCGGAACCATGCAGAAACGAACAATTGGAAAGTCATTTCCCTACGCTGA
- the ptsP gene encoding phosphoenolpyruvate--protein phosphotransferase, producing MLNTLRSIVQEVNSAKDLVEALDIIVTRVQEAMDTEVCSVYLVDPESNRYILMATQGLNKEAVGNVSLAHSEGLVGLVGVREEPINLENAPAHPRYRYFAETGEERYQSFLGVPIIHHRKVLGVIVVQQQKNSRIFDEGEEAFLVTVSAQLAGVIAHSEATGVIGGLSLTGEQAKDVCFTGVPGAPGVAIGDSVVIFPPADLDSVPEKVATDIELEIEKFNEALAAVRRDIEAVGARLESQLRPEEQALFDVYLRMLDDNALGGEVISRIREGSWAQGALKEVTNEYVRHFELMRDSYLSERAVDIKDLGRRVLAYLQQENDQQKDYPDATILVSEELTPAMLGEVPKEKLKGLVSVKGSGNSHVAILARAMGVPTVMGVVDVPVGQLDSRQLIVDGYNGQIYASPSIELLGYYQGIVEDEQEQIKGLEALKNEPSLTKDGHQVSLWVNTGLMTDVVMSLSHGAQGVGLYRTEVPFMINERFPSEHEQKACYREQLEAFAPGYVTMRTLDIGGDKALTYFPIHEENPFLGWRGIRVTLDHPEIFLVQVRAMLKASEGLDNLRIMLPMISNISEVEEALHLIYRVYHEVREEGFDIKMPKVGVMIEVPAAVYQARELAERVDFVSVGTNDLTQYLLAVDRNNPRVAGLYHSFHPAVLKALSHIVQESHDAGKQVSICGELAGDPAGAVLLIAMGFDALSMNASNLPKVKSVIRNISLAWARDLWEEVSRLDSPQVIKSTLDLALKDAGLGKFMRPERTADGSVVTI from the coding sequence ATGCTTAATACGTTGCGCAGCATAGTTCAGGAAGTGAACTCAGCTAAAGATTTGGTTGAGGCCCTGGATATTATTGTGACTCGTGTTCAGGAAGCGATGGACACAGAAGTATGCTCTGTTTACCTCGTTGATCCTGAGTCTAACCGATACATCTTAATGGCGACACAGGGCCTGAATAAAGAGGCCGTCGGCAATGTTAGCCTGGCCCACTCTGAAGGACTGGTCGGATTGGTTGGTGTAAGAGAAGAGCCAATCAATCTGGAGAATGCGCCAGCCCACCCACGTTATCGCTATTTTGCCGAGACTGGCGAAGAGCGTTATCAATCTTTCCTTGGCGTTCCGATTATCCATCACCGTAAGGTGTTGGGCGTGATTGTCGTTCAGCAGCAAAAGAATAGCCGTATTTTTGATGAGGGTGAGGAAGCATTTCTGGTCACGGTTTCAGCCCAATTGGCCGGGGTCATAGCGCACAGTGAAGCAACGGGTGTTATTGGCGGTTTGAGTCTAACGGGGGAGCAGGCAAAAGATGTTTGCTTCACGGGTGTGCCTGGTGCGCCCGGTGTTGCGATCGGAGATAGCGTTGTTATATTTCCTCCGGCAGACCTTGATTCCGTGCCGGAAAAGGTCGCAACGGATATTGAATTGGAAATTGAAAAGTTCAATGAAGCGCTTGCGGCAGTGCGACGGGACATTGAAGCTGTGGGCGCCCGACTTGAGTCACAACTGCGGCCAGAAGAACAGGCGCTGTTCGATGTCTATCTGCGCATGTTGGATGACAACGCGCTGGGTGGAGAGGTTATCAGCAGAATTCGTGAAGGTAGTTGGGCCCAGGGGGCATTAAAAGAAGTCACGAATGAGTATGTTCGGCATTTTGAGCTCATGCGGGATTCCTATCTGAGCGAGCGTGCAGTCGATATCAAGGATTTGGGACGCCGAGTGTTGGCGTATCTTCAACAAGAAAATGACCAACAAAAAGATTACCCTGATGCGACTATTCTGGTCAGTGAAGAGTTAACCCCGGCAATGTTGGGTGAAGTGCCCAAAGAAAAGTTAAAGGGGCTGGTTTCTGTTAAAGGCTCCGGAAACTCTCATGTAGCAATTTTGGCCCGTGCGATGGGGGTACCCACTGTGATGGGGGTTGTCGACGTTCCAGTAGGACAGTTAGATAGTCGCCAGCTAATTGTGGATGGCTATAACGGGCAAATTTATGCTTCTCCTTCAATTGAATTGTTGGGTTACTATCAGGGAATCGTTGAGGATGAGCAAGAGCAGATCAAAGGACTGGAAGCGCTTAAAAATGAACCGAGTTTGACAAAGGATGGCCATCAAGTTTCATTGTGGGTCAATACCGGATTAATGACAGATGTGGTCATGTCATTGAGCCATGGTGCTCAGGGGGTAGGCCTGTATCGAACTGAAGTGCCTTTCATGATCAATGAGCGTTTTCCTAGTGAGCATGAGCAAAAAGCGTGTTATCGAGAGCAGTTGGAGGCGTTCGCTCCCGGATACGTGACAATGCGAACACTTGATATCGGCGGCGATAAAGCGCTCACGTACTTCCCAATTCATGAAGAAAATCCGTTTTTGGGCTGGCGCGGCATTCGGGTCACGCTTGATCACCCCGAAATTTTTCTCGTTCAGGTACGCGCCATGCTCAAAGCGAGCGAAGGTTTGGACAACCTTCGTATTATGTTGCCAATGATCAGCAACATTTCCGAGGTTGAAGAGGCGCTCCACCTGATTTATCGGGTTTACCACGAGGTGCGTGAAGAAGGATTCGACATCAAAATGCCGAAAGTCGGTGTTATGATCGAGGTTCCCGCGGCGGTTTATCAGGCGCGAGAACTCGCCGAGCGCGTTGACTTTGTGTCTGTCGGAACGAATGATCTGACGCAATATTTGCTTGCCGTTGACCGGAATAATCCTCGAGTTGCGGGCTTGTATCATTCCTTTCATCCTGCCGTTTTAAAAGCGTTAAGTCACATTGTTCAAGAAAGTCATGATGCCGGTAAGCAAGTCAGTATCTGTGGTGAGCTGGCGGGTGATCCGGCTGGTGCCGTTCTATTGATCGCAATGGGATTTGATGCGCTCTCAATGAATGCGTCAAACTTGCCAAAAGTTAAATCGGTTATCCGGAATATCAGCCTTGCTTGGGCTCGAGACCTCTGGGAGGAGGTGAGTCGCCTTGATTCGCCGCAGGTGATTAAAAGTACGCTCGATTTGGCTTTAAAAGATGCTGGATTAGGTAAATTTATGCGCCCAGAACGCACTGCGGACGGCTCTGTCGTAACGATTTGA
- a CDS encoding patatin-like phospholipase family protein, protein MTKDKTVTDTGKPKIGLALGGGGPLGGIYEIGALRALDESLDGVDFNDLYVYVGVSAGAFVAANLANQMTSAQMCRIFVKNEAEVHPFHPEVFYRPAIREYLKRTVSVPGLLVEALARFVTTPHDQSLLDALTVLAQAIPAGLFDNSGLQEYLQRSYSMLGRTNDFRQLSRRLYLVAADLESSEAVRFGAPGYDHVPISRAVQASVASPGLYVPVELDGRYYMDGTLRKGMHASVALEEGADLVIAVNPLVPIDVSEAVAAGTMKPGALTNSGMPNILAQTFRTMVYSRMKAGMTMYETEYPNADIVLFEPTREDAKMFFSNVFSFQSRRMVCEHAYQMTRQNLLSRADELEKTFAPYGITLRRDILEDEQRTISTSLYGEMLPVYVAKEREEKTGYLGRIGSGLENVADFLQSARQII, encoded by the coding sequence ATGACAAAAGATAAAACAGTGACGGATACCGGTAAACCCAAAATTGGTTTGGCCCTTGGAGGAGGGGGACCATTAGGGGGAATCTATGAAATAGGTGCACTTCGGGCATTGGACGAATCACTAGATGGCGTGGATTTTAATGATCTTTATGTCTACGTCGGGGTCAGCGCGGGCGCTTTTGTCGCTGCAAATCTGGCCAATCAAATGACCTCTGCCCAGATGTGTCGAATTTTTGTCAAGAACGAAGCCGAGGTACACCCGTTTCACCCCGAAGTGTTTTATCGGCCTGCAATACGGGAATATTTGAAGCGCACGGTCTCCGTGCCGGGGTTGTTGGTGGAGGCGCTTGCACGGTTTGTGACCACGCCGCACGATCAAAGCCTGTTGGATGCGTTAACCGTCCTGGCGCAAGCGATTCCGGCCGGGCTATTCGATAACTCCGGTTTACAGGAATATTTGCAGCGCTCCTACAGCATGCTTGGCAGAACGAACGATTTTCGTCAACTGAGTCGTCGATTGTATTTGGTTGCAGCAGACCTGGAGAGTAGTGAAGCGGTGCGGTTTGGTGCGCCGGGTTATGATCATGTACCGATTTCCAGAGCCGTTCAAGCCAGTGTTGCGTCCCCTGGACTTTATGTGCCCGTGGAATTGGACGGCCGCTATTACATGGATGGCACGCTCCGGAAAGGGATGCATGCCTCGGTGGCTTTGGAAGAGGGCGCGGATTTGGTCATTGCTGTAAACCCGCTTGTGCCCATTGATGTCAGTGAAGCCGTGGCAGCTGGTACAATGAAGCCTGGTGCACTTACGAATAGTGGCATGCCAAATATATTAGCGCAAACATTTCGAACAATGGTTTATTCCCGTATGAAAGCCGGGATGACGATGTACGAAACAGAATACCCGAATGCCGATATTGTGCTATTTGAGCCAACTCGGGAAGATGCAAAAATGTTTTTCTCGAACGTATTTAGTTTCCAGTCGCGCAGGATGGTTTGTGAGCACGCGTATCAGATGACACGTCAGAATTTATTGAGTCGTGCAGATGAGTTGGAAAAAACGTTTGCCCCTTACGGCATTACGCTACGTCGCGATATTCTCGAAGATGAGCAGCGAACCATTAGTACGAGTCTCTACGGTGAGATGCTTCCTGTATATGTTGCCAAAGAGCGTGAAGAAAAGACGGGTTACTTAGGCCGTATTGGTTCCGGATTGGAAAATGTCGCGGATTTCTTGCAAAGTGCGAGACAAATTATTTGA
- the hslU gene encoding ATP-dependent protease ATPase subunit HslU: protein MSAMTPREIVHELNKHIIGQESAKRAVAIALRNRWRRMQLDETIRDEITPKNILMIGPTGVGKTEIARRLAKLAEAPFLKVEATKFTEVGYVGRDVESIIRDLCEMSIKMFREKEMDRVSQRAQDAAEDRVLDALLPPARSSDETSPQDSSTRQIFRKKLREGELNDKEIEIELKAAPIGVEIMAPPGMEEMTNQLQSMFSNISGDKKKSRKMKVSDALKRLQDEEAAKLINEEEMKQKAISAVEQNGIVFIDEIDKVAKRSDHGSADVSREGVQRDLLPLIEGSTVSTKYGMIKTDHILFIASGAFHLSKPSDLIPELQGRLPIRVELEALTPDDFKRILTEPDASLTEQYQALMNTEGLQLEFTPDSIDRIAEIAWTVNEKTENIGARRLHTVMERLLENASFTAGDTLTTSLKIDGTYVNEQLEELAGDEDLSRYIL from the coding sequence ATGTCCGCTATGACTCCACGTGAAATTGTACACGAATTAAACAAACACATCATTGGCCAGGAAAGTGCCAAGCGCGCGGTTGCTATCGCACTGCGTAACCGATGGCGCCGAATGCAGCTGGATGAAACAATCCGGGACGAAATCACCCCGAAGAATATACTTATGATTGGTCCAACCGGGGTCGGTAAAACAGAAATTGCTCGCCGACTAGCCAAGCTTGCTGAAGCTCCCTTCCTGAAAGTTGAAGCCACCAAATTCACAGAAGTTGGCTATGTCGGGCGAGACGTTGAGTCCATTATTCGAGATCTGTGTGAAATGTCGATCAAGATGTTTCGCGAAAAAGAAATGGATCGGGTGTCCCAGCGCGCTCAGGACGCGGCTGAAGACAGAGTATTGGACGCACTTCTGCCCCCCGCAAGAAGCTCTGATGAAACCTCTCCTCAGGATAGTTCTACACGTCAGATTTTTCGCAAAAAACTGAGAGAAGGCGAATTAAATGACAAAGAAATCGAGATCGAGTTGAAAGCCGCGCCGATCGGGGTTGAGATTATGGCACCTCCCGGCATGGAAGAAATGACCAATCAGTTGCAGAGTATGTTTTCGAACATCTCGGGCGACAAAAAGAAAAGTCGTAAAATGAAGGTCAGTGATGCTCTCAAACGCCTTCAAGATGAGGAAGCAGCCAAACTGATTAACGAAGAGGAAATGAAGCAAAAAGCCATTTCCGCTGTTGAACAGAATGGTATCGTTTTCATCGACGAAATTGACAAGGTAGCAAAGCGCTCGGACCATGGCAGTGCAGATGTATCACGGGAAGGCGTTCAACGGGATTTACTCCCATTGATTGAAGGCTCGACAGTCAGCACCAAATACGGAATGATCAAAACAGATCACATCCTCTTTATCGCATCCGGTGCATTCCACCTTTCCAAACCTTCTGACTTGATCCCTGAACTGCAAGGCCGATTGCCGATTCGAGTCGAACTTGAAGCATTGACTCCAGATGACTTTAAGCGCATTCTCACCGAGCCGGATGCCTCACTGACTGAGCAGTACCAAGCTCTAATGAATACCGAAGGCCTGCAACTGGAATTTACACCGGACTCGATTGACCGAATAGCGGAGATCGCTTGGACAGTTAACGAAAAGACGGAAAATATTGGTGCCCGCCGCCTGCATACAGTAATGGAGCGTCTTCTCGAAAATGCGTCCTTTACTGCAGGTGATACGTTGACGACATCCCTGAAGATTGATGGCACCTACGTGAATGAACAATTAGAAGAACTGGCGGGTGATGAAGACTTGAGCCGCTATATACTGTAG
- a CDS encoding gamma-butyrobetaine hydroxylase-like domain-containing protein, translating into MKAKPPIRIALADDRKTVELTYSPAEIFSLSAEFLRVHSPSAEVRGHGNQNAVLQVGKRNVRINDISTTGNYAIKFTFDDGHDSGLYTWEYLHQLSHEKDELWENYLNKLDASGKSRDPS; encoded by the coding sequence ATGAAGGCAAAGCCCCCTATTCGAATAGCACTGGCTGATGATCGCAAAACGGTCGAGCTGACCTACTCACCAGCAGAAATATTCAGCCTGAGCGCAGAATTTCTCCGGGTACACTCCCCTTCCGCAGAGGTCAGAGGCCATGGCAATCAAAATGCGGTACTGCAAGTCGGCAAACGAAACGTGAGGATCAACGACATATCAACAACAGGTAATTATGCCATCAAGTTTACATTCGATGATGGCCACGACAGCGGACTGTATACTTGGGAATACCTTCATCAGCTCAGCCATGAAAAAGATGAACTTTGGGAGAACTACCTGAATAAGCTTGATGCTTCCGGGAAATCTCGTGACCCTTCGTAA
- the hslV gene encoding ATP-dependent protease subunit HslV — translation MTTILSVRRDDQVALGGDGQVSLGNTVMKGNAKKVRRLYHGKVIAGFAGGTADAFTLFERFEGKLEKHQGHLVRAAVELAKDWRTDRALRKLEALLAVADKETSLIITGNGDVVEPEDSLIAIGSGGPYAQAAARALLDNTELSAKEIVEKGLNIAGDICIYTNHHQTIEEINKNG, via the coding sequence CGATCAAGTTGCGCTTGGTGGAGACGGACAGGTCTCCCTCGGCAACACGGTAATGAAAGGAAACGCGAAGAAAGTCAGACGACTTTATCACGGCAAAGTGATCGCGGGCTTCGCTGGAGGCACTGCGGACGCCTTCACCCTGTTTGAGCGGTTTGAAGGCAAGCTTGAGAAACATCAAGGGCATTTGGTTCGGGCCGCAGTTGAACTCGCTAAAGATTGGCGAACGGATCGCGCACTGCGAAAACTTGAAGCACTCCTGGCTGTTGCAGACAAGGAAACCTCGCTGATCATCACCGGTAATGGTGATGTGGTGGAGCCAGAGGATAGCTTGATTGCCATTGGCTCAGGTGGTCCCTATGCACAGGCCGCTGCTCGGGCTCTGTTGGATAATACCGAACTTTCCGCGAAGGAAATTGTAGAGAAAGGCCTGAATATTGCTGGAGATATTTGCATCTATACAAATCATCATCAGACCATTGAAGAAATTAATAAGAACGGTTGA
- a CDS encoding RNA pyrophosphohydrolase yields MIDTDGFRPNVGIILANRNSELLWARRIGQDSWQFPQGGIKKDETPEDALFRELREEVGLGPQDVEIIACTRGWLRYRLPKKMIRYHSHPVCVGQKQKWFLLRMVSSDQKVSVDRSDSPEFDGWQWVSYWYPLGQVVAFKREVYRRALKELAPRLFYAGG; encoded by the coding sequence GTGATAGACACTGATGGCTTCAGGCCAAATGTCGGAATCATTCTTGCGAACCGGAATAGCGAATTACTGTGGGCCCGAAGAATCGGGCAGGATTCTTGGCAGTTTCCGCAAGGGGGCATAAAAAAAGACGAAACTCCGGAAGATGCTCTGTTTAGAGAGCTCAGAGAAGAGGTCGGTCTTGGACCACAGGATGTGGAGATTATCGCGTGCACTCGCGGTTGGCTGCGCTATAGATTACCAAAAAAAATGATTCGCTATCATTCGCATCCGGTTTGTGTCGGGCAAAAACAAAAATGGTTTTTGCTTCGTATGGTTTCGTCTGATCAAAAAGTTTCTGTTGACCGGTCTGATTCACCAGAATTTGACGGCTGGCAATGGGTGAGTTATTGGTATCCGTTGGGGCAGGTAGTTGCATTTAAGCGTGAAGTATACCGGCGTGCGCTTAAAGAGCTTGCGCCCCGGCTGTTCTATGCTGGTGGATAA